TTCAGTAGTAATCGTCTTTGCTCTGTACTTACtttaataattaataaaatggttgTGTGCATCTCAATGATGTAGGGCCGAGGGTTTAACCTCATTTTTAGAAGGAAAAAAAGAATTATATAAGGATACAATTCTTAAAGATATGACATAGTACTCATTGTTTACATAGGGCCACTCCCTAAGATCATCTACCGGGCCACTGGCTGGATCCGTACGTGGTCGTCACTCAGCCATGCGGAAGCCAATGAGCATATGGTTTATGCGTGCAACCGTTGGAAGACGATAGCACGGGATACTTACAATCGGTTTGGATGACGTCCAGCAATAAGATAGGTGTTTAGTCATCTTGTCCTTTTGATGACGGTTGTGGCGATTTTTCTTTGATTTCATTACAGCTCATCTTGCGTGCATGTACCGAATTACGTACTTGATGTCTACTTGGTTTAATAATATGGCTGCATTTTTTTTGATAGAGGGAATATATTAATATGGTTGCATGCATCAATTTGATGTAGAGGCCGGATAATCCTccatttttttttaaaaaaagcaACAAGATTTTCCGTAGCCTTGAGAACATACTCTACGAGACACTGTTTGGGAGCAGGGAGTGTGAATTGAGATGTGGCTAATATGCCAAAGTTTATGTATGCAATATTAGCTGTGTGCACTTGATTTGGCCATTGTACCGGTCACGCGTCGTCAGCTTGTCCAGATCCCTCCTCGTGTTCCCATGAACCCAAATACGGCCGAAGACCTCAAATTCTGAAAGCATGCAGCGGCGTGAGGCTGCCTATCATGATGAAGCATGGGTCGATCGACCGGCGCCCGGCCGTGCAATTACACGACGCACGCCAGAGAAAGGCGAGCAGAAGAAAACCTCCCAGTACAATTACACGGCCATGCTAGAAAAAATAAGTAATACTTGATAGTACATGAATGACACCATCGATTTGAGGGGGCTGCTCGAACGCATGCACGGCAGGCTTCATCAGTTCTTTGCTATGGCCCTGACCTAAATTGAGTGGAAACCAGAGGGCATGATGGTGTGGTGGCGGTCTAGACATGCTAGGCAATCATTGTGCTGAAGCACTAGTGCACTACGTGCTGTGGTGCAACAATGGTGCCGAAAGAGGGACGGGAACGACGGATCCATCGTCCCGGTGGAGCCAACACTTGCCGACATGGGGCACGCACGATTTTGCTAACCTAAAGtgcaatttttttgcctctcgGAAGCACCATCTCATTAGTCATTACAATTTGTGGTGCAAAAGCTGGCTTGCTTGACCGTTTCCAAAAAGGAGGGCAAATATTTGGCATCACATTCACACAGGACGTGACAATCCACGGATTTAACTTCTCAACGACTGATATCACCTGATGAAGCAGGGGCACCCCAATAACTCTGGGTGGAGCCTGGCTATAAATACCACGCTTCTCCATGGCGAGTAGCACCAAGCAAATACGAGTAGATCGAGCGTGCAAACAAACTAGCAGTACTTTTACTACTCTCCTCGTCTCCGACCCAACAGGCAACAGCAATGGCGTCTAAGGCGCCGTTATTCTCGCCGTCGCCACGGTCGTGGCAGCCTGCTGTGCCGTGGCTTCCGCGCAGACCAAGTTCGGCAAGCTCGTCATCACCGGCGTCGTGCCCTGCAACACCGGCACCCTCATCGACGTCGCCACTTCTCCGGCATTTCCAGGTAAAGCATGAGAGCTCGATGTATAATGCGCACGGCTTTGTGAACTGACACTATCCGATATACTAATTTGTCCTGGGTATATACGTGCACTGCAGACGCGAACGTGGAGCTGCGGTGCGGCGGCAACGTGGTGGCCGGCGCCAAGACGAGCCAGAACGGGTCGTTCGCGATGGAGGCAGACATGACCAACGCGCTGGCGGCGTTTGTGGGCGCCTGCGAGCTGGTGGTGGACACGCCGCTGGTAAAATGCGACGGGAagctgccggcggcgggggcgCTGGTGTCCTACCTGCAGGGCCCGCTCACTAGGCTGCTCAGCGGCATCTTCCAGCTCGCCCCCGCCGGCTTCTCCTTCCGTATGAGCTGATCCACGGCCATCCACCCCACGCATGACGCCTAAGTAATGCGTACGCATGAGAAGTGGCAAGGACGCTAATTAATTACGTATAGCTCTTACGTACCATGCATGCCATGGCAGTGATACAAAAAATGGAACGTGTGTACCGCTAGCAGCATATATGGAATAAAGAATCCAAGTCATGCGTGAACTAAACACCCACTCTGATCGATTTTCCACTAGTATATTGATGCTCTCATGCCTGTATCTCAAATGTGCTAATCATGTCTGGGAATTGGCAGCAGGTCAATGAGATTTTATTTGAGAATAAAGGGTTCCACGATTTTTATAGAACTCAGTACCTTTTATATCTCCACTAATTCTGAAACAAAACACACACACAACACATGTGTAGAATGTGCTTGTGAATTTCCATCAATATATATGGGCGAAGTACCGAATTCTAATTTTTACTTGGTACTTCGCCATTATATACTGGAGTTTACCAGTATGTCCTATGTATAAAGTAGATACACAATTTAGGGGAAACAATATTGCTTTCTGCAAAGGAAACCTAAACCTTCACTTACCCAAAGATGCATGTAGGTGGGAAAGGCATGCTATATCTTTTCTTGTGACACTTGCAAATACATTTTATGTATTGACCCTTTTGGCTGCAACCTATCATGTTGCAGTACTTATGCAACATGAGTAAGGAATTACGATCTAGCGTTACGATACTCAATTTCTGTCTGTGAGTGGATAGACGCCAAAAGATAATATTGTATTTCCACGATATTCTATTGTAAGCTAGCCTCAAGCCAAGCATAGGTATGTAATGCATTAAACACTACATCTGCCCTGTAAGTTTTTTGGTATTTCATCATGTATTGTGTGTGTTAGCAATGGGTCCAGGGACTGTCACAATAAGCACAGTGATTTGGGTCCTTATCAGGATTTGTGTCTTTATAGATCTTCGAGTGAAACTAGGAAGGGTCTAACATTAAAAATTAGCAAGAAGGTGTAGGGTTTCTTCGGTTCACATAAAAAGTGGAGAAAAAAAGTAGGAATAAGAAGTTTTAATATGATGATATTAtacactgaaggaaatatgccctagaggcaataataaagttgttattttatatttccttattcatgataaaggtttattattcatgctagaattgtattgatcggaaacttaaatacatgtgtgaatacatagacaaacactgtgtccctagtgagcctctacttgactagctcgttgatcaaagatggttaaggtttcctaaccatggacatgagttgtcatttgataacgggatcacatcattaggagaatgatgtgatggataagatcTATCCGTTAgtttagcataatgattgttcaatttattgctattgctttcttcatgtgaaatacatattccttcgactatgagattatgcaa
This genomic window from Aegilops tauschii subsp. strangulata cultivar AL8/78 chromosome 4, Aet v6.0, whole genome shotgun sequence contains:
- the LOC109750328 gene encoding phylloplanin → MGNGFAVELTMAAVAVGATDPAAMMASMTVGASTVMGRRSRLRHRLLRPWGHPNNSGWSLAINTTLLHGAVILAVATVVAACCAVASAQTKFGKLVITGVVPCNTGTLIDVATSPAFPDANVELRCGGNVVAGAKTSQNGSFAMEADMTNALAAFVGACELVVDTPLVKCDGKLPAAGALVSYLQGPLTRLLSGIFQLAPAGFSFRMS